Below is a window of Clavibacter michiganensis subsp. tessellarius DNA.
CCCATGCCGGCGCCCGCGCCGCCGACCTGGCCACCGGCCTGGCGCGACATCGAGTCGCCCCAGCCGCGGAGGCGAGGGAGCAGGTACTGGAGCTGCGCGAGCTCGACCTGGGCCTTGCCCTCCCGGCTCTTGGCGTGCTGGCTGAAGATGTCGAGGATCACGGCGGTGCGGTCGATGACCTTGACCTTCACCACGTCCTCGAGCGCGCGCCGCTGGCTCGGGGCGAGCTCGGTGTCGGCGATGACCGTGTCGGCGCCCACCGCGGCCACGAGCGCACGCAGCTCCTCGGCCTTGCCGCTGCCGAAGTAGGTGCTGGGATCCGGCGTGGGTCGGCGCTGCAGCAGGCCGTCGAGCACCACGGCACCCGCGGTCTCCGCGAGGGCCGCGAGCTCGCGCATGCTGTTCTCGGCGTCGTCGACGGAGCCCTGCGAGTACACGCCGATGAGGACGACGTTCTCGAGGCGCAGCTGCCGGTACTCGACCTCGGTGACGTCCTCGAGCTCGGTCGACAGGCCCGCCACGCGGCGGAGCGCCTGGCGGTCCGCGCGCTCGGTCTGGTCGCCGTCGAAGCCCTGCTCGGTGTCGGGGGCCGCGGACAGCGCCTGCGCGCCGGATCCGCGGAAGAGGGCGTAGCCGGCGGATCGGTCCTCCGCCCGTGCGAGGACGCGCGCGACGACGTCGTCCCCGGCGGTGCTCTCGGTGGACGTCGTCGTCGTGTCCGCGGGCTGGTCGTGCTCGTCGTGCGTGATCATGTGCTCCCATCGTAGCGTCGGCGTCCGGTATCGTCCCGTGCATGGCCGACGCGCATTACTTCTCCTCGTCGCCGGCCGGTCCCCTGCGCACCCGCGCGATCACGGTCGAGCTGGGCGGACGGACGGTCGACGTCGAGACCGCGGGCGGCGTCTTCAGCCCCGAGCACGTCGACCAGGGGACCCTGGTCCTGCTGCGGAACGTCCCCGCACCTCCCCTGGAGGGGCACCTGCTGGACGTCGGTTGCGGCTGGGGTCCGGTGGCGCTCGACCTGGCGATGCGATCGCCGTCGGCCACCGTATGGGCGGTCGACGTGAACGAGCGGGCGCTCGAGCTGACGCGGGCGAACGCCCGGTCCCTCGGTCTCGAGAACGTCAACGCCGTGCTGCCCGAGGATGTTCCCGCCGACCTCGCCTTCGCCACCGTGTGGTCGAACCCGCCCATCCGGGTCGGCAAGGAGGCGCTGCACGGCATCCTCGCGCACTGGCTCCCGCGGCTCGCGTCCGGGGCCGACGCGTGGCTCGTGGTGCAGCGGAACCTCGGGTCCGACTCCCTGCAGCGCTGGCTCGTCGAGACCATGCCCCCCGAGCTGGAGACGACCCGCGCCGCGTCCGACAAGGGCTTCCGCGTGCTGCGCGTGCACCGGGGCGAGGGCGCCTAGGGGCGAGCGCCCGTCGCGCGGCGCCCGGCGCCCGGCGCCCGGACGCGTTCGCGCCGGTCAGGCCAGCGCGACGACCCCGTCGAAGACGAGCTCGGCCGGACCCGAGAGGCCGACGTGCTCGCCGTCCTCCGCCGGGAACATGCGCACGCCGAGGACGCCGCCGGGCACCTGCACGCGCCACTGGTGCGGTGCCGCCGCGCCCGCCCAGTGCCGGGTCGCGAGGGCCGCGGCGACCGCGCCGGTGCCGCAGCTGAGGGTCTCGCCGCTGCCGCGCTCGTGCACGCGCATCGTGATGTGGCCGACGCCGTCGACCACGAGCGGGTCGGCGGGGACGACGAGCTCGACGTTGACGCCGTCCGCGGGCTCCGGATCCAGCTGGGGGACGAAGCCCAGGTCGGCCTGCGCGAGCTCGTCCTCGCTGGAGAGCGCGACCACGACGTGCGGGTTGCCGACGTCGATGCCGAGGCCGGGCCTCGCGACCTGGAGGTCCTTGGCGCGGACGAGGGGCTCGCCGCCCGCGAGGGCCCAGCGGCCGAGGTCGACCTGGAAGCCCGATCCGCTGCGCTGCACCTCGCGGACGCCGGCGCGGGTGCCGATCGGCACGGTCCGTCCCGGCGGCAGCTCGATGAGCCCGTTCTCGATGAGGAAGAGCGTGAAGACGCGGATGCCGTTGCCGCACATCTCGGCGGGGCTCCCGTCCGCGTTGCGGTAGTCCATGAACCACTCGGCGTCGGGGTCCTCGGCCAGGGCCGCCTGGCCCTCGGGGATCCGGCTCGAGAGGACCGCGCGGATCGTGCCGTCGGCGCCGATGCCGAAGTGGCGGTCGCAGAGGGCCTGCACCTGCGTGTCGGTCAGCTGGATCTCGCCCGCGGGATCCGCGAACAGCACGAAGTCGTTGCCCGTGCCCTGGCCCTTGGTGAACTGCAGGTCTGCCATTCCGCCAGCCTAGGGGCGCATCACCGGGAGGGCGTCGAGGGCGTGCGCCAGGAGCTCGTCGTCGCGCGCGTCGAGCCGCACGGCGTCCGAGTAGCGGCCGAACCAGGACACCTGCCGACGGGCGTACCGGCGGGTGAGGGCTCGCGTCTCCTCGACGGCCTCCGCCTCCGTGACCTCGCCCGCGAGCTGCCGCGCCGCCTGCGCGTAGCCGATGGCGCGGGATGCGGTGACGCCCTCCGCCAGGCCCGCGGGCAGGAGCCCGGCCACCTCGTCGACGAGGCCGGCCGCCCACATGCCCCCGACGCGGGCGTCGAGCCGCGGGACGAGCTCCTCGCGCGGGAGAGTGAGGGCCAGGATGCGCGCGGGATGCCACGCCCTCGGCTCGGCCGTCTCGCGCGCCGGCTGGGCACCCGAGATCTCCACGACCTCGAGCGCCCGCACCAGGCGCCGACCGTTGTGGGCGCCGATGCGCTGGGCCGCGGCGGGGTCGACCTCGCGCAGCCGACGGTGCAGCATCCCCGGCCCGGTCTCGACGAGCTCGCGTTCGAGGCGCTGCCGGACCTCGGGGTCGGTGCCCGGGAACTCGTAGTCGAACAGCACGGAGGAGACGTAGAGGCCCGAGCCGCCGACGAGGATCGGGACGGCGCCGCGCTCGAGGATCGCGCTCACCGCGGCGCGCGCGTCCTCCTGGTACGCCGCGACCGTGGCCTCGGCCGTGATGTCGAGGACGTCGAGGAGGTGGTGCGGTATCCCGCGGCGCTCCCCCTCCGGGAGCTTGGCGGTGCCGATGTCCATGCCCCGGTACAGCTGCATGGCGTCCGCGTTGACGATCTCGGCCGCACGCCCGTCGGAGCGGATCCGCTCGGCGATGTCGAGGGACAGCGCGGACTTGCCGGTGCCCGTGGCCCCGACGACCGCGACGATCGGGGTCACGCGCGGTGGCGGGGGTGGGCGGAGCCGCCCTCCCCCAGCGCCGCCACGCGGAGCGTGGGCAGCCCGAGCGAGACGCGCGGCGCCCCTCCTGCGCCGGGGCCGGCCGCGGGCGCGGCCGGCACGCCGCACGAGTCGGCCTGCGCGCGCTCGTACGCGTCCCCCGCACGCGTGCGGCGGATGCGTAGCGGGGCCCGGTCGACGGAGTCGGCGATGAGGTGGAACGGGGCTGCCCGGGTGATCTCGACCGTGACCGCGTCGCCGGGCCGCGGATCCGCGCTGCCCTCGGGCACGTCGAGGTGGACGAGGCGACCGTCCTGGGCACGGCCGGTGACGCGACGCGTGTCACCGTCCTTCCGGCCCTCGTGGGCGCTGACGAGCACCTCGACCGTGCGGCCGACCATGCGCTGGTTCTCCTCGTGGCTGATGCGCTCCTGCAGCGTGGTGAGCCGCGCGTAGCGCTCCTTCACGACGTCCGCCGGCACCTGCTCCTCCATGGTCGCGGCGGGCGTGCCCGGGCGGATGGAGTACTGGAACGTGAAGGCAGAGGAGAAGCGCGACGCCTCGACGACCCGCAGGGTCTCCTGGAAGTCCTCCTCGGTCTCGCCGGGGAAGCCGACGATGATGTCGGTCGTGATCGCCGCGTCCGGGATGCGCGTGCGCACCCGGTCGAGGATCCCGAGGAAGCGCTCCGAGCGGTACGAGCGGCGCATGGCCTTGAGGATGCGGTCGGAGCCGGACTGCAGCGGCATGTGCAGCTGCGGCATGACGGCGGGCGTCTCGGCCATCGCGTCGATCACGTCGTCGGTGAAGGCCGCCGGATGCGGGCTGGTGAAGCGGATGCGCTCGAGCCCGTCGATGGCGCCGGCCGCGCGGAGCAGCTTGCCGAACGCCTGCCGGTCGCCGAACTCGACGCCGTAGGAGTTGACGTTCTGGCCGAGCAGCGTGACCTCGACGGCCCCGTCGTCGACGAGCGCCTGGATCTCCGCGAGGATGTCGCCCGGGCGCCGGTCCTTCTCCTTACCGCGGAGCGCGGGCACGATGCAGAACGTGCAGGTGTTGTTGCAGCCGACGGAGATCGAGACCCAGCCGCTCGCGATCTCGTCGCGCTTGGTGGGGAGCGTCGAAGGGAACGTCTCGAGGCTCTCGAGGATCTCCAGCTGCGCCTCGCCGTTGTGGCGCGCCCGCTCGAGCAGCGTGGGAAGGGCCCCCATGTTGTGCGTGCCGAAGACGACGTCGACCCAGGGCGCCTTCTCGAGGACAGTGGCCCGGTCCTTCTGGGCGAGGCAGCCGCCCACGGCGATCTGCATGCCCTCGTGCCGTCGCTTCACGCTGGCGAGGTGTCCGAGGTTGCCGTAGAGCTTGTTGTCCGCGTTCTCGCGGACCGCGCACGTGTTGATGACGACGATGTCCGGCTCGGCGCCCTCGGCCGAGACGTAGCCGGCCGCCTCGAGCGATCCGGTGAGGCGCTCGGAGTCGTGCACGTTCATCTGGCAGCCGTAGGTGCGGACCTCGTAGGTGCGGGGCCGGACGTCGGTGGGACGGGACGCGCGGACGTGCTCGGCGATGGTGCTCATGATCGTCCAATCCTACGACCGGGCATGCGCCCGTCCCGCTGTCGTCGGATCAGCGGAACCGCACGCGCGAGGATCCCCGACGCGTGGCGAGCGCCGCCTTGGCCGCGTCGCGCACGACGGCGCCGCCGTAGCCGCGGCGCATGAGGAACGACGTGAGGCGCCGCTCCGCCGTCTCGTCGTCGTAGGACGACAGCTGGCCGACGCGCTTCAGGGCGACCTCGGTGGCGCGGGACAGCTCGTCGTCCGGCTGCTCGGCCATCGCCTCCTCGATGACGAGGGGGTCGAGCTTGCGGCGGCGCATCTCCATCTCGACGGACCTGCGGCCGAGGCCCTTGCGGTCGAGGTGCGTGTGCAGGATCTGCTCGGCCAGCGCGGCCTCGTCGATGTACTGCAGGGAGACGTACCGGGCGAGGGTCTCCTCGGCGATGTCGGGATCGATCTCCGCCCCGTCCAGCACCTCGCGGGCCTCCGCGAGCGACAGCCCGCGGCCGCGGAGGCGGTTGGCGAGCACGTTGTCCGCCCGCCGACGCTGGCGCTCGGGCGTGCGCTCGGCGGCCCGCTCTTCCTCCGCCTCGGCTTCGCGTCGCTCGTCCTCGACGCGATCCTCCTCCAGCTGGAGCATGTCGCGCCGGTAGGCCTCGTCCTGCTCGGCCTTCTCCCGCGCGCGGGTCGCCCGTTCCTCCTCCGCACGCCAGACCGCGGGGGTCTCCTCCTGCGTCGGAACGGGCTCGGGCTGCGCGACCGGCGCGGTCTCCGGTGCGCCCAGCGATCCGCGCGCCGCCTGCGCCTCGGCCTCCGCCAGCACGCGTCGCGCCTCCGCGATGCGCTCCTGCGCCGCCAGCGCGCGCCCGGCCTCGGACGCGTCCACGGCCGCGCCGATCGTGACGATGCCGTCGACCTCGGTCACGGTCCGACCGCGGGCGGGATGGGTGGGCTCCACACGAGGCCCAGGCGTCTCGACAGCATCCGGCGCGGACTCGGCCGCGGGCCGGGCCGCGGCGCGACGGGACCGTCGGTCGGCGAGGGACGCGACGGGCGCCACCTCGTCGGGACCGGGACCGGTGCCCTGCTCGTTCTCGGAGGGGAATCTGACCATGGTGCATCCGTCCTCGGGTGGTGCGTCCCCGCCTCGCGCAGGCGCGGAGGGCGGCGGACCGATGTCGTGCAGGGGGCGGGGCGCATCGGTGCGATGCGCCCCGCCGGGGTGCGCCGGGTCAGGCGCTCTTGCGTGCCGACGCCTTGGGCGCCACGGCCGCGACCGGCGCCGGAGCGGCATCCGCGGGGGCCTCGGCGACGGCGTTCGGGTCCTTCACGAGGCCGAGCTTCACCTTGATCTTCTGCTCGATCTCGGCGGCGATGTCCGGGTTGTTGAGGAGGTGCTTGCGCGAGTTCTCCTTGCCCTGGCCGAGCTGGTCGCCGTCGTAGGTGTACCAGGCGCCCGACTTGCGGACGATCTCGTGCTCGACGCCGAAGTCGATGAGGCTGCCCTCGCGGGAGATGCCCGTGCCGTAGAGGATGTCGAACTCCGCCTGCTTGAAGGGCGGCGCCATCTTGTTCTTCACGACCTTGACGCGGGTGCGGTTGCCGACCGCGTCGGTGCCGTCCTTCAGCGTCTCGATGCGGCGGATGTCGAGGCGCACCGAGGCGTAGAACTTGAGCGCCTTGCCGCCCGCGGTGGTCTCGGGGCTGCCGAAGAAGACACCGATCTTCTCGCGGAGCTGGTTGATGAAGATCATGGTGGTCTGCGTCTGGTTGAGCCCGCCGGTGAGCTTGCGGAGCGCCTGCGACATGAGGCGCGCCTGCAGGCCTACGTGAGAGTCGCCCATCTCGCCCTCGATCTCGGCGCGCGGCACGAGCGCCGCGACGGAGTCGATGACGACGAGGTCGATGGAGCCCGAGCGCACGAGCATGTCGGCGATCTCGAGGGCCTGCTCGCCCGTGTCGGGCTGGGAGACGAGGAGCGCGTCGATGTCGACGCCGAGCTTCTTCGCGTACTCGGGGTCGAGCGCGTGCTCCGCGTCGATGAACGCCGCGATGCCGCCGGCGCGCTGCGCGTTGGCGATGGCATGCAGCGTGAGCGTGGTCTTTCCCGACGACTCCGGACCGTAGATCTCGACGATGCGGCCGCGCGGGAGCCCGCCGATGCCGAGCGCCACGTCCAGCGCGACGGAGCCGGTGGGGATGACGGCGACGGGCGCGCGCTCGTCGCTGCCCAGGCGCATGACCGAGCCCTTGCCGAACTGACGGTCGATCTGGGCGAGCGCGGTCTCGAGAGACTTCTCGCGGTCTGCGGATGATGCCATGGGGTGCTCCTCGTGTCGAAGGTGGGTTGCCTGCAGGCTGTCGCTCCGATGCCGCGGGCTGCGGGATCCGGTGCCGACAAGGCGACGGGTGATCTCCGCGAGGTGCACGTTATGCGGCCCCGCCGACATCGCTGCCGGAGGCGCCTGACCTGTGCAGTCCTCGCTTCGAATCGCTCCTGTGGGGAGACTACGCGCGTTCGAAGGGATATTCGAACGACGCGCCGCGTGTCGCGGGCGTCGTCCGGGGAGCAGCGCCCGGAGGGCGGTTCAGGCGCGCGGCTCGGGCACGCCGGCGCCGTTCCACCGCGACCGCGGGACGTCCTGCGCGCGGCAGAGGGCGAGCCACGCCTCGCGGGCGGGGACGCCGTCCTTCAGCGCCTGCGCGCACGTGCGTCCGCCCAGCTCGCCGAGCACGAGGTCGGCGACGAGCACCGGCCCGTAGCCGGCGCCGAACTCGTCGGACACGGCCCGCTGGAACTCGCTCAGTCGCATGCCCTCACGCTACCCGCTGCTCTCCGACCGTCCACCCGACGTGGGCGCCGAGGCGGCCCCGGACGACGACGCCCCGCCCGTCGCGAGGACGGGCGGGGCGGGAGGTCGTGGGAGCGGTCGGGCTCAGCGCGCGACGAGGTCGCTGTCGAAGCCGGCGACGAGGTCGTCCGGGATCGTGTCGGGGATGGGGTTGAGCCCCTCGATGACGGCGAGCCGGTCGCCGACCTCGCGCATGATGACCGAGATGGGCGTGTCGAGCGCGTCGGCGACGGAGGCGAGGATCTCGCTCGACGCCTCCTTCTGGCCCCGCTCGACCTCGCTGAGGTAGCCGAGCGCGACGCTGGCCTTGCTGGCGACCTGTCGGAGCGTGCGCCCCTTCTGCAGGCGGAAGTCACGAAGGACGTCGCCGATCTCCTGACGGACTAGAACCACGGGACCCTCCTCGTTGCGCCTGGTGCCTGATCGAACCGGAGGTCCGGGGCTGATGCGCGAGCATCTGGCCGAGGACCCAGGCTAAGCAGGGGCACTGGGTGTTGCTTGTGAACCTGCTTACGGCAACGCGGGACGTCCCTCAGATGTTCCCATCGGATCCGAGCGCGTCCGCGAGGACCCGCAGCGCCTCGTGGACCACGCCCGCGCGCACCTCCTGGCGGTCGCCGTGGAGGTGCAGGGGGATGGCGCGGGAGTCGCCGTCGAGGGAGAGCCCGACGAACGCGGTGCCGGGAGCCTGGCCGTCCTGCGGATCGGGGCCGGCCGCGCCGGTGGTGGCGACGCCCACGTCGGCCGGGCGCCCGTCGACCTCGCAGGCCTGGCGCACGCCGTGCGCCATCTGCCGGGCGACGTCGGGGTGGACGGCGCCGTGCACCGCGAGGATCGACGACTCGACGCCGAGGAGCGTGCGCTTGAGCGCGGTGTCGTAGGAGACGATGCCGCCGGTCAGCGCGCGCGAGGCGCCGGGGACCCCGACGAGCGCCGCGGTGAGGAGCCCTCCCGTGAGCGACTCGGCCACCGCGAGCCGTCGTCCGCTCGCCACCAGGGCGGCGATCACGCGGGCGGCGAGCTCCTCGTCGGTGGCATCCGCGGTGCCCTCGACGCCCGTCACGACGCGCGCTCCGCCCGCAGCGCCTGCCGCATGTAGTCGAGGCCGGACAGCACCGTGAGCACGAACGCGATCGACATGAGCACCGTGTTCACGACGTGCATGCCGTCGCCCAC
It encodes the following:
- a CDS encoding DUF3046 domain-containing protein produces the protein MRLSEFQRAVSDEFGAGYGPVLVADLVLGELGGRTCAQALKDGVPAREAWLALCRAQDVPRSRWNGAGVPEPRA
- the dapF gene encoding diaminopimelate epimerase, with translation MADLQFTKGQGTGNDFVLFADPAGEIQLTDTQVQALCDRHFGIGADGTIRAVLSSRIPEGQAALAEDPDAEWFMDYRNADGSPAEMCGNGIRVFTLFLIENGLIELPPGRTVPIGTRAGVREVQRSGSGFQVDLGRWALAGGEPLVRAKDLQVARPGLGIDVGNPHVVVALSSEDELAQADLGFVPQLDPEPADGVNVELVVPADPLVVDGVGHITMRVHERGSGETLSCGTGAVAAALATRHWAGAAAPHQWRVQVPGGVLGVRMFPAEDGEHVGLSGPAELVFDGVVALA
- a CDS encoding helix-turn-helix domain-containing protein, giving the protein MVLVRQEIGDVLRDFRLQKGRTLRQVASKASVALGYLSEVERGQKEASSEILASVADALDTPISVIMREVGDRLAVIEGLNPIPDTIPDDLVAGFDSDLVAR
- the miaB gene encoding tRNA (N6-isopentenyl adenosine(37)-C2)-methylthiotransferase MiaB, producing MSTIAEHVRASRPTDVRPRTYEVRTYGCQMNVHDSERLTGSLEAAGYVSAEGAEPDIVVINTCAVRENADNKLYGNLGHLASVKRRHEGMQIAVGGCLAQKDRATVLEKAPWVDVVFGTHNMGALPTLLERARHNGEAQLEILESLETFPSTLPTKRDEIASGWVSISVGCNNTCTFCIVPALRGKEKDRRPGDILAEIQALVDDGAVEVTLLGQNVNSYGVEFGDRQAFGKLLRAAGAIDGLERIRFTSPHPAAFTDDVIDAMAETPAVMPQLHMPLQSGSDRILKAMRRSYRSERFLGILDRVRTRIPDAAITTDIIVGFPGETEEDFQETLRVVEASRFSSAFTFQYSIRPGTPAATMEEQVPADVVKERYARLTTLQERISHEENQRMVGRTVEVLVSAHEGRKDGDTRRVTGRAQDGRLVHLDVPEGSADPRPGDAVTVEITRAAPFHLIADSVDRAPLRIRRTRAGDAYERAQADSCGVPAAPAAGPGAGGAPRVSLGLPTLRVAALGEGGSAHPRHRA
- the recA gene encoding recombinase RecA, coding for MASSADREKSLETALAQIDRQFGKGSVMRLGSDERAPVAVIPTGSVALDVALGIGGLPRGRIVEIYGPESSGKTTLTLHAIANAQRAGGIAAFIDAEHALDPEYAKKLGVDIDALLVSQPDTGEQALEIADMLVRSGSIDLVVIDSVAALVPRAEIEGEMGDSHVGLQARLMSQALRKLTGGLNQTQTTMIFINQLREKIGVFFGSPETTAGGKALKFYASVRLDIRRIETLKDGTDAVGNRTRVKVVKNKMAPPFKQAEFDILYGTGISREGSLIDFGVEHEIVRKSGAWYTYDGDQLGQGKENSRKHLLNNPDIAAEIEQKIKVKLGLVKDPNAVAEAPADAAPAPVAAVAPKASARKSA
- a CDS encoding class I SAM-dependent methyltransferase codes for the protein MADAHYFSSSPAGPLRTRAITVELGGRTVDVETAGGVFSPEHVDQGTLVLLRNVPAPPLEGHLLDVGCGWGPVALDLAMRSPSATVWAVDVNERALELTRANARSLGLENVNAVLPEDVPADLAFATVWSNPPIRVGKEALHGILAHWLPRLASGADAWLVVQRNLGSDSLQRWLVETMPPELETTRAASDKGFRVLRVHRGEGA
- a CDS encoding CinA family protein, producing the protein MTGVEGTADATDEELAARVIAALVASGRRLAVAESLTGGLLTAALVGVPGASRALTGGIVSYDTALKRTLLGVESSILAVHGAVHPDVARQMAHGVRQACEVDGRPADVGVATTGAAGPDPQDGQAPGTAFVGLSLDGDSRAIPLHLHGDRQEVRAGVVHEALRVLADALGSDGNI
- the miaA gene encoding tRNA (adenosine(37)-N6)-dimethylallyltransferase MiaA codes for the protein MTPIVAVVGATGTGKSALSLDIAERIRSDGRAAEIVNADAMQLYRGMDIGTAKLPEGERRGIPHHLLDVLDITAEATVAAYQEDARAAVSAILERGAVPILVGGSGLYVSSVLFDYEFPGTDPEVRQRLERELVETGPGMLHRRLREVDPAAAQRIGAHNGRRLVRALEVVEISGAQPARETAEPRAWHPARILALTLPREELVPRLDARVGGMWAAGLVDEVAGLLPAGLAEGVTASRAIGYAQAARQLAGEVTEAEAVEETRALTRRYARRQVSWFGRYSDAVRLDARDDELLAHALDALPVMRP
- a CDS encoding regulatory protein RecX, which gives rise to MTEVDGIVTIGAAVDASEAGRALAAQERIAEARRVLAEAEAQAARGSLGAPETAPVAQPEPVPTQEETPAVWRAEEERATRAREKAEQDEAYRRDMLQLEEDRVEDERREAEAEEERAAERTPERQRRRADNVLANRLRGRGLSLAEAREVLDGAEIDPDIAEETLARYVSLQYIDEAALAEQILHTHLDRKGLGRRSVEMEMRRRKLDPLVIEEAMAEQPDDELSRATEVALKRVGQLSSYDDETAERRLTSFLMRRGYGGAVVRDAAKAALATRRGSSRVRFR